A portion of the Faecalibacterium sp. I3-3-89 genome contains these proteins:
- a CDS encoding YkgJ family cysteine cluster protein, which produces MLKDSQLDLCGRVDFARTAPLLGRDEAFSFACAGCGDCCRGREDIVLSGFDLWRIAARLRLPPQTVARAFCRASIGPVSHLPVLRLAPVKEERNNCPFLTEDHCAIHDAEPLVCALYPLAQEISREGEVRYFLQPTGCGGTVFAARVEDYLARYDVPAREKTDVRWAQTCMELEDVVEPLDAALEPPLRRRMQAKLWQALYFRFDYGQAYLPQLEANLVWLDEALQKLTEYQQRRNAYRKK; this is translated from the coding sequence ATGCTCAAGGATTCACAGCTCGACCTCTGCGGACGGGTCGATTTTGCCCGCACGGCCCCGCTGCTGGGGCGGGACGAGGCGTTTTCCTTCGCCTGCGCAGGCTGCGGCGACTGCTGCCGGGGGCGGGAGGACATCGTGCTGTCGGGCTTCGACCTCTGGCGCATCGCGGCCCGCCTCCGCCTGCCGCCCCAGACCGTGGCCCGGGCCTTCTGCCGGGCGTCCATCGGGCCGGTGAGCCATCTGCCGGTGCTGCGGCTGGCCCCCGTGAAGGAGGAGCGGAACAACTGCCCCTTCCTCACCGAAGACCACTGCGCCATCCACGACGCCGAGCCGCTGGTCTGCGCCCTCTACCCGCTGGCGCAGGAGATCAGCCGGGAAGGGGAGGTGCGCTACTTTTTGCAGCCCACCGGCTGCGGGGGAACGGTCTTTGCGGCGCGGGTGGAGGACTATCTGGCCCGCTACGATGTGCCCGCCCGGGAAAAGACCGACGTCCGCTGGGCACAGACCTGCATGGAGCTGGAGGACGTGGTGGAGCCGCTGGACGCTGCCCTCGAGCCGCCGCTGCGCCGCCGGATGCAGGCGAAGCTCTGGCAGGCCCTCTATTTCCGGTTCGACTACGGGCAGGCCTACCTGCCGCAGCTGGAAGCAAACCTCGTCTGGCTGGACGAAGCACTGCAAAAACTGACGGAGTATCAGCAGAGAAGAAATGCCTATCGAAAAAAGTGA
- a CDS encoding XRE family transcriptional regulator yields the protein MPDISLLVPLAEQLNATVAELLQGRRVEEERRFTREETEELIRKALTFSAEPPERRQARTKKYLPVYVICCVLGVAGALAVWAAGLADIEGALALLIIGVVFGVVYGAYAMFWMAETLPRYYDENRICNFAQGAFHIHIPGVYYNNRNWKHILRAFRVWSMASLVLVPPCTAGAVLFERATGWQVWGAVLVVYIASLFGAIVIPAKRFE from the coding sequence GTGCCCGACATCTCGCTGCTGGTGCCGCTGGCCGAGCAGCTGAACGCGACGGTGGCCGAGCTTTTGCAGGGCCGCAGGGTAGAGGAGGAGCGGCGCTTCACCCGCGAGGAGACGGAGGAGCTTATCCGCAAGGCGCTGACCTTTTCGGCAGAGCCGCCGGAGCGCCGTCAGGCGCGGACGAAGAAGTATCTGCCGGTGTATGTCATCTGCTGCGTGCTGGGCGTCGCCGGAGCGCTGGCCGTCTGGGCGGCGGGACTGGCCGACATCGAGGGAGCGCTGGCTCTGCTCATCATCGGTGTGGTTTTTGGCGTCGTCTACGGGGCATATGCCATGTTCTGGATGGCCGAGACCCTGCCCCGCTACTACGACGAAAACCGCATCTGCAACTTTGCACAGGGTGCGTTCCACATCCACATCCCGGGGGTGTACTACAACAACCGCAACTGGAAGCATATCCTGCGGGCGTTCCGGGTCTGGTCGATGGCGTCGCTGGTGCTGGTGCCGCCCTGCACGGCGGGGGCTGTCCTGTTCGAGCGCGCTACCGGCTGGCAGGTGTGGGGCGCGGTGCTGGTGGTGTATATCGCCTCGCTGTTCGGGGCTATCGTGATACCGGCGAAGAGGTTTGAGTGA
- a CDS encoding QueT transporter family protein: MKNQNLSVRKLARCGMVAALYVVLCMALQPFSYGAVQVRVAEALCLLPVFGAEYIFGVVLGCFLANLLGSTIVDVIFGTLATLLACLVTYKLRNIRFKGLAVAASLPPVVFNAVIIGIEIAVMFPDPASSAPLWLACITNGISVGIGELISCTVLGVLLVRIIEASPSVRKVFEA; encoded by the coding sequence ATGAAGAATCAGAATCTTTCTGTCCGTAAACTGGCCCGCTGCGGCATGGTCGCAGCCCTCTACGTCGTGCTCTGCATGGCGCTGCAGCCGTTCTCTTACGGCGCGGTGCAGGTGCGTGTGGCCGAGGCCCTCTGCCTGCTGCCGGTGTTCGGCGCAGAGTACATCTTCGGCGTGGTGCTGGGCTGCTTCCTCGCAAACCTGCTCGGCTCCACCATCGTGGACGTCATCTTCGGCACGCTGGCCACCCTGCTGGCCTGCCTCGTGACCTACAAGCTGCGGAACATCCGCTTCAAGGGTCTGGCCGTCGCAGCCTCGCTGCCCCCGGTGGTCTTCAACGCCGTCATCATCGGCATCGAGATCGCGGTGATGTTCCCGGACCCCGCTTCCAGCGCACCCCTCTGGCTGGCCTGCATCACCAACGGCATCTCCGTGGGCATCGGCGAGCTGATCAGCTGCACCGTGCTGGGCGTCCTGCTGGTCCGCATCATCGAGGCCAGCCCTTCGGTCAGGAAGGTCTTCGAAGCCTGA